One genomic segment of Mytilus galloprovincialis chromosome 5, xbMytGall1.hap1.1, whole genome shotgun sequence includes these proteins:
- the LOC143077026 gene encoding lysophosphatidic acid receptor 3-like, with protein sequence MSLKDSSNVFILNLAIADFFTGISTGIQILYMFYRHLDKNAVTCLLRYQGVGSMTIASQVTVFLLSIDRYIAVCFPECYKGMTSKKLSIIFVTLPWLVSMSLSVPPFFGWNNFDIAHTCSYSLLFTPDYFWTIAITVCSLNLFSFIAHFLIFNEIRKFHKRTSPLIALAIKDKIFKRGIRGSKVMLFITIVFTICWIPSMSLSFAYANGYTKDSNLNEASFWLAFLGILNSVLNPVIYAWYKNDFRKACHKACSCCYEQHQTD encoded by the coding sequence ATGAGCTTGAAAGACAGTTCCAACGTATTTATATTAAACTTGGCTATAGCAGACTTCTTCACCGGTATATCTACAGGAATTCAAATATTGTATATGTTTTACCGCCATTTAGACAAGAATGCTGTAACATGTTTACTACGCTATCAAGGAGTGGGTTCCATGACTATTGCGTCACAAGTTACTGTGTTCCTCCTATCAATTGATCGATACATTGCTGTCTGTTTTCCTGAATGTTATAAAGGAATGACGTCTAAAAAACTATCCATCATTTTTGTCACCCTACCATGGCTTGTGTCTATGTCTTTGTCAGTCCCGCCATTTTTTGGATGGAACAATTTTGATATTGCTCATACTTGTAGCTACAGTTTATTGTTTACACCAGATTACTTCTGGACAATTGCTATTACAGTTTGTTCGTTGAATCTTTTCTCTTTCATCGCTCACTTTCTCATTTTTAATGAAATTAGAAAATTTCACAAGAGGACAAGCCCACTCATTGCATTGGCAATAaaggataaaatatttaaaagaggAATACGAGGATCAAAAGTTATGTTATTCATTACAATAGTCTTTACCATATGCTGGATACCATCCATGTCATTATCATTTGCTTACGCCAATGGGTACACGAAAGATTCTAATCTAAACGAAGCATCGTTCTGGCTCGCATTCCTTGGCATTTTGAACAGTGTCCTCAATCCTGTAATATATGCATGGTATAAGAATGACTTCCGAAAGGCATGTCATAAAGCGTGTTCTTGCTGCTATGAACAACATCAGACTGACTGA